The DNA window AAACCTAGTAAAAGAAAACTGCTCATTTAGGTGAGTTGTTATCCTTGAAGGTAAAGTATATCAtttatatctaaaaaaaaatttagtttaTCCACTAATTATATTGTAAGTCTCTGAATTGCTCAAGATATGTCTTTGAAAGGGACAAGATTTCACTCCCAAACAGGTCTAACAAGCCTAGAGTCTCTTATCTCTTAGGTCTTTGAAAACACAACGGACTATAGCATAATGCTGTGTCATCTCACCGGTAACAGACGCCAGATGTGACACTTTTATTCGTTtttcttcatatttttttccgAAAAGTCAGACTTCTACAACTGAAAAAATGCCTCCACCTCATGTGAACAAAATACCCAAGAATGAACCAGCGACAAAAGCCAAATTGGGCACACTTGACGTCCCTTTGAATTTCTTGGATCAGGACTACCAGGAGTTGCAGAAGAGATGCATCACAAATAAAAAGAGATATGTTGATGATAAGTTCCTTTCAGACAGCAGCTCCATTGACCCAAAGAAGAAACTTGGATTGGATATGGAACAAATCAAGTGGTTGAGGCCATCGGTAAGTTACCTGTATTGACTTTGCATCTTCAAAGTATATAGCCATTAATGTTTGAACATATCTAAAAGAACTTGTTGAAAATAACCTGTCATCATCAACTGCTGCAAAATGTCTCTTAGGGCTTGTAAGAACAGGTTCATCTGTCACATTTCCGAACATTTTTGATTTACAATTGTGGCAAGACATCTTATTAGTATTCCCAAATCCTCAGATCAAATTTCATTGTATGATGTATTAACTTAATTAATTTCTCTCTTTAGAAAATAGTGGCAGATCCTCAACTCATTGTAAAGGGGGTTTCCAGGTTTGACTATTCCCAAGGATCTTATTTGGGTATGTTTATTTCTGTGTTTATTCACATACTCTAGTAGACATTAGCTTTTGAGTGATACTGCAGTAAATAGCATTAGAATGCCTTTTGTCAACTCAGTGAAAGATCCATTTTGCTTATATTTGTTCTTTCACTGTAGGAAACTGCTGGTTTCTTGCTTCAGTTGGAGCTTTAACCTTTCAGAAGGATGTCATGGACCAGGTCATGCCAGTTGACCAGTCATTTGGTGAAGATTATGCTGGGATATTTCACTTTAGAGTGAGTTTTTTGGAAAAATAACCTGAATACATTTTATGAAATCAAATGATCAATCCTTAAGCCTTCTGCTTAATTCATATAGTTCTGGAGATTTGGGAAATGGATTGATGTTGTCATTGATGACAAACTGCCAACAATCGATGGCAAGCTCATTTttgttcattcaaaaacatctaATGAGTTTTGGCCTGCCTTGCTGGAGAAAGCTTATGCCAAGTAGGTTTATAAGATTCTTCTTTCATAGTATAAAAGCATGTTTGTTTATTGAACATAAAATTTGATTTAAGCATAATTACAAGAGgttatttttatcttttgtaAGTATCCTAATTTTGAAGTTGCCTTAATTGATCGAAgtatttgacattttaatcatCAACAGTTTGAATAAACCAAAAGAATCAATCATTAAAGGCTTGTTGGTCCACTGTagtatatatttgaaatgtAGAATGACTTTTACAGGTTGTGTGGCTCCTACGCTGACATGCATGCTGGTCTTGTATCTGAGGCTCTGTTGGACTTCACTGGTGGCATTCACGTGTGCTTCGAACCAGCAAAAACTTCTATTGACTTGTGGAGCCTGATGTACCGTGCAGCCAAAGCAAAGGCTCTGATGGCCTGCGGTACATTTCAGGGGGTAAGCAGTGAcctcaagctttttttttttaaaattatcaTTGAAGTATTTTGTTAGGTTTTGTATTAGAGAGTTCAATGTTCAATTAAATGGAACATTTTAACAATGTAGAGCATTAATTATACATGAAGGAATCTTTTCCTATTTCCTGATACATATTTCACCTGGCAGCATTATTGATACAGTATGTCTGTTTTTCATATCAGAAATCATCTGCCAACACCGTATTACCCAGTGGCATTGTTCAAGGTCATGCATACACAGTGACGGGGGTTCACAAGGTAAGTCTGCACAGAATCAAATGTCAGATCACTTGTGGCaaagattttcattttcaataatATGCCCATTAGCACAATGTGTGGcttaagaaaagaaaagaaaaggctTAAGCCCcaaactaaaatgcatgtttgagctgtcttaACTGGAATTTGTCAGTGTCACTGTTTTGTCCAAGATgcacatcagtaatgttttttctaaggcacttttataaaagctacttaaatgtcctaactgaactaaggcctaatcctggcttaatctaagcgttgtctgtgaaactgggcctttGTGATTACTTTAGAGACCACATTGTACAGGTtgtgctttgaaatgatatgtattgtgaaaagcactatacaaagaaatgtgaaatgtgaaaTGAAATGTGAACTAAGGGAAAGGCAAGAACAGTGCGTTCCGTTCCAATATGTAACTGCAAGTAAAGGGTTGCTTTGATAATTCCAggtgtcaaaaaacaaaacaaaacaaacaaacaaaaaaaacccccaaaGAAACCAACAACACTTTAAGACACGTCAACATCTAGTTGTCAAGCAACTTTCTGAATTTGTTCACCATAGGAACATCACTATTTCCATTGGATAATTTCCAGtccattttgttttaaaacctCCTGCACATTAACTTTGTGTTGCATTCCCAAGTTGTGTCCTCAAGGTTCTGTTCTGGGACTTGTCTTGACATGTAACCACCTGGGAATAAAGGTGCGTTCAcacggcctcgtaattcctgtagttacgagattctagcttgtaaaaagcgttcatgtttttgtttaactcgtaattacaacttgtaagctgggagttttctgaaagctcccagatgtaccacgtggccgctgtaccacctgaccactgtAGATTCATAGgcattgatagtggtgccatggaaacacaTAATTCCCATTCCAAGGATGTGAACAGCTCCAAATATAACATCACGTGTTGACATCTCAAGATTCTggtaaatattttcaataaGCATGAGGCTGATTTTCCCTAATACCCAATAATTCTATAATATGATGATAATCCATCCAATTTGACAGACTtctaatataaaaatacaagtgTTTAACTACAACCGGGGCACCCAATACTGTTCATGTTTCTGCAAAGTTCAACTCCAAGCCTGATCAAACTCAATGTAACCAGCGCGGGAgcacttgataattacagacgGGTGTGGTGGATCAGGGTTAGATCTGAACTCTGCAGGTAGGTGGTAGGTTTctaggaacaggattgggcacccctgaaCTACAACATACTTGCTTTGTTCTTATGTTAACCGTTGATGTATTTGTGTACGCCAGTATTTATTTACTAAATGCCTTCAGCCCCATATGCGCTCCACCCTTTGGTACGTCCTTTGCAAACATTCCTGCATCTCTTACGTCAAGCCTGGGATTTTGCAAGAGAAGTTTCTTGAAATAATGTTTGTGCTTTATGTAACTTAAAGCATTGTGTTTAGACACTTCAGTCCTGAAGTGAAAAGGTTATGTCCCTGGTGAAATACCAATGCCATATTCTGTATTTACACTGTGGTGGTGACATACCACTGAAGAAGCAAGCAGCCCAcactaaggttttttttttttttttgacttattttttattaaacaactTCTCGCAAAACATGTACAAAGTGCAAACGTACATAGTTATAATTATACataaacatttgtaatgttactgcatttttaatgcatgacaaaaaaaaatgaaaaacagagtattaaaaaacaaatattaatatatttttttttaaattccagtACACCACatctaaaacaataaaacaacaacaactggcggtaccacttttagcatagcttagcatagttcattgaatctgattagaccgttagcatcgcgcttaaaaatgaccaaagagttttgatatttttcctatttaaaacttgactcttctgtacttagtgtactaagaccgacggaaaataaaagttttgattttctaggctgatatggctaggaactatactctcattcaggcgtaataatcaaggaactttgctgccgttccatggctgcagcagtgcaatgatattacgcagcacctgtgagcccctgcttgcacagggaacgtgccttgcaaccatggagacgtttgtgagagacgctgcgtaatatcattgcgcctgctgcagccatgatacggcagcaaagttccttgattattacgcctgaatgagagtatagttcctagccatatcagcctagaaaatcacaaattttcattttctgtcggtcttagtacacgatttaactacagaagagtcaagttttaaataggaaaaatatcaaaactctttggtcatttttaagcgcgatgctaacggtctaatcagattcaatgaactatgctaagctatgctaaaagtggtaccgccagaaccggagatcggctgaatggattcgaaaactcaactgtttaactctagggagctggaaaatgagcctattttcaaaaaaagtggagtgttcctttaagggttTCCACTGTTCAACAAACAGACTCATTTTAAGTCGTAAGCTGTatgttattttttccatttctCACACTGTCCGTAAGCATTCCTCAAGTGTTGGTGGCACTTTCTGGAGCCATTTAATTGTAATGTTCTTTTTTTGCGGCCACTAGGATTATTCGTAGGAGGTACCTTTTCTTCTCGCTTTTTATTACATTTGGTTTAACTCCCAAAATTGCTATTAAGGGGTCTCTGGGCAAATTAACCTGAAAAATTTTATTAATGAAACACAATACATTTGTCCAGTAAGGAGTTATAATAGGACAGTCCCAAAAGATATGTGTATGCATAGCTACTTGTTCTCCACATTCCCTCCAACAGGAACTGAACTGATTTGAATTAAATTTGGCTACGATTTGGGGTGTTCGAAAGTAACGATTGGTGACCTTCCACACACCAAGGTTTTAAAGACTTTTGAATTAAAAGTGTCATGTCATGTTGTATTTGACAGGTGACATGCCAAGGAAAACCAGTAAGGCTGGTGAGAGTGTTGAACCCTTGGGGAAAAGGCGAGTGGAACGGTGCCTGGAGTGACAAGTAAGAAACAATAGGCTCACTAACACTGATCAACACTGATTACATTCTTGTTAATGGGGTGTTCACACTAACAAAGATTAAATCACTGGATGTTTTCATGTGGTGTTGGTTTTTCATTTGCATGAGCTACATCAACTGTCACTGTCATTCATATCACCGGAATCAATCCGAATGAAATTTTCAATGAATGAATTGTTGTTGCCTTTTGTTGACGGGTTGCGTTTAGTCAGTCTTTTGTAAttgactatccctttaaaaacaaatgccaGGTGACATCACCTTCTGggaaatgacatcatttttCTTTTGGTGGGGAACAAAgcacaaaagcacaaacatcaattagtttaaattagtttttgtgCTGTGGTCATACATTCCTGCCTGTTCAAATGACAGAAATCTGTAtgataatatataaaaagatgGTTGAACAATCCTAAAattgacacacacatcaatcCACCAATCCCTGAGATACAATTGCTAATTTGGCAACCTATTTAATTCTATGCCATTAAAAATTCAGATATACCCTTGTAGAGaaatacttaaaggattagttcactttcattagttcactcaccctcaagccaccctaggtgtatttgactttcttctttttttgatgaacagaatcagagaaacattaaaggtgccctagaacgttttttcacaagatgtaatataagtctaaggtgtcccctgaatgtgtctgtgaagtttcagctcaaaataccccatagatttctttttattaatttttttaactgcctattttggggcatcattaactatgcactgattcaggctgcggcccctttaaatctcgcgctccctgccccccgagctcttgaCTATAATAAAGTTCATAAACAAAGTACACACAGCTAATATAGccctcatttttttttacaagatgttcgtcatgcatactgcatgcatgcctcagatcatgtgagtatagtatttatttgggtgtttacatttgattctgaatgagtttgattgtgctctgtggctaaagctaacattacacactgttggagagatttataaagaatgaagttgtttatgagttatacagactgcaagtgtttaaaaaatgaaaatattgacggctcttgtctccgtgaatacagtaagaaacgatggtaactttaaccacatttaacagtacattagcaacatgctaacgaaacatttagaaagatcatttacaaatatcactaaaaatatcatgatatcatggatcatgttattattgctccatctgctatttttcgctattgttcttgcttgcttacctagtctgatgattcagctgtgcacatccagacgttaatactggctgcccttgtctaatgccttgaacatgagctggcatatgcaaatattgggggcgtacatattaatgatcctgactgttacgtaacagtcggtgtcattttgagatttgcctgtttttctgaggtcttttaaacaaatgagatttacacaagaaggaggaaacaatggattttgagactcactgtatgtcatttccatgtactgaactcttgttattcaactatgcctaggtaaattcaatttttgattctatggcacctttaataaatatcctgacacatctgagctttataatggcagtaagcgGGATCAaagagtatgagctgaagaaagtgcattcatccacatccatccatcataaacatactccacacagctccggggggttaataaaggccttctaaagcgaggtgcttttgtaaaaaaaaaatatccatattatGAATCCTTCCattttatgaagtaaaatatttagcttccgccagactgccttccataCTCAAATTATTGAAATAGAGGAACTGGCATTGGGTCAGTTAATCTTTTTCCacaagttgaatagggaaggcgtaggacgcaacgcaagctttttgaactgcgagagttttacactttcttcgtaacttgaatacggaaggcagtctggcggaggctagatattttacttcataacttgttaaatatggatatttattttacacaaaagcATTACACAAGTATGTTATTGaaggatggatgcactttcttcagcttcatattCGTTGGttctgttcactgccattataaagcttggacgtGTCAGGataaatatatctccaattgtgttcatcagaaagaagaaattcaaatacacctaggatggcttgagggcaaacaaatcctttaaaaataacaacagaaGCATATACATTCAGTTCAAAAGgtacaatatatttatttactgctGTTGGTTTCTCGGTTAACATAACCCcatgtaatatttaatatatgccTTTGCATAACTAGGTCATCGATGTGGAACAAAGTGAGCGAGGAGCAGCGATCCAAGTGTCGTTCTTTGGCCAATGACGGGGAGTTCTGGTGGGCATGAACTGTAGTTTCAGATATGATTTCTTGCTGCATTAATGAATCAAAAGTTTTCAGTAGCTCATATTTTCCTGCAGGATGTCAATGGAGGACTTCTCCAAAAACTTCGAAGACGCTGATATTTGCTGCCTCAGTCCTGATTTTCTGGACAATTCCTCTGAATGCAGCTGGACTTCCACATGCTACAATGACAGCTGGGTTGCTGGGACTACAGCTGGCGGCTGCCTCAATAATAAAGGTAGCTCATATATTTATAATGAGAGAAAGTGGCAAGTGATCTTTTCCATACAAATGCATACTAgcatgaatgttttattaatggAAATATTAGATACAGCATGCAACATGAAATTACTAATGGATGATTAAATTTAATGTTCAACAAGTAAATACACTGTTGTGTTTTTGGGTGTCTTAACATTGGCcatatggtgtgtgtgtgttcttgtatatatggtttatgaggacacaaatgtgtataatataaTCCTTGTACACCAGTTGCCTTAAAATAATACTGaactgtgtttttctttttctttttttttttaatgatggtggtttaggggtagggttagtgtaAGGGGAtacaatatacagtttgtacagtataaaaacgaTTACGCCTTTGGATAGTTCCCGAAAAACCACATATACaagtgtgtgtgcatatatctGCCTATACTGCATGTACCACAAAGGTCTGATTCAATGGATGTCTTGTAGACTCTTTCTGGACAAACCCTCAGTTTCGGGTGAGGATTGAGGAGCTTGATAAGGCGTGTGCTAGTGGCCAGTGCCCTGAAAACATACTGGTGTCCCTCATGCAGAATCATGAAAAAAGATACAGAAGTGAAGTTTCTAACTACGCCATTGGCTTCAGTGTTTATGCGGTCAGTATTAACAAAATAACTCAGAGAAAATGTCACAGAATACAGTGATTTTCCACTTATTAATGGTGTGCTATTCTATTTTCTTCTTTAACAGATACCACCAGAGGCAAGTAATAACATAATTCAAGCTCAAAAgtgtttttgctttgaaaatacataaattacATGACATTGACAAAATAAACTGGTTGCTTGAATGCAAGTTTTATTTCATTCTCCTTTAGATGAAAGATGAGAAGCTCCCACCCAAGTTCTTCTACCGCAAACGCCCTGTGGAAGATAGCGGGAACTTCATCAATACAAGACATGTGATGAGATTCTTCAAGCTGGAACCAGGAGAGTATCTCATTGTACCATCCACTTTCAATCCTAACGAGTGTGCCAAATTCAGGTTGTGCATTTACTCAAAGAGTGAATCCCACAAGATAAACAAGAAACCTGAGATGACATATGTATGAGGTCATTATCAGTGACCGATCAGTGGGATTCCAGTTCAATGAGAAAACACTACTTAAATACTGACAGTTTCATATATCCAGTGCTATATACATTCCCCTGGGGCTTTGGTGGTGGTTTTACAAGCATTAATGTTTctcttgtactgtatttattttgtttatttgatgaaaaatctGCATTTGTGAGCTGTGAAATTAATGTGTTCTTAGTCACATTTATTGTTGTTTAATTGTCAGGTTTTTGATGTTCTGTCATGTTGTAACTTTGTGTTTGGGTCAGGTCAGtcagtaaaataaagaaaccttGTTAATGTCATTTCAGTGAGAATCTACTCAAAATTGTAAAAAAGGGGGTTTTCTATATGTTATACACGTAATGTTACTTTTACAGGGTTACAGTTAACTCTGAAAACACATTCTGGAAATGTACactactaaaaaaaataaacaatttttttcaaacaattatttttccatatataatttcaaatgtctgattacaattttaatatttgctaTACTATAAGACTGCTTGTGCGGCTGTGTCGTGTTTTTCCAGCTAAATTGCTCCAAATCCATAAAACTAGTTATTTATTGGATATTAGTGTTTTTGCTCTAGTTTCTGGAGaaatacaggtgcatctcaataaattagaatgtcatGGAAAAGTTAttttcagtaattcaactcaaatttGGAACTTGTgtattataataaaatcaatacacacagactgaagtactttaagtctttggttcttttaattgtgatgattttggctcacatttaacaaaaacccaccaATTCAAGTATTCaaatctcaataaattagaatacttcataagaataataataaaaataaatttttagtGAATTGTTGGCCTTCTGGAAAGTATGTTCATTTACTGTATATGTACTCAATACTTGTTAGGGGCTCCTTTTGCTTTAATTACTGCCTCAATTCTTTGGATtaaacccagtatttataccctgagaatggtaatttaatagaacttgaaattaaatattctaataatttgagatacagatttttattttgatgagcagcaagctgtaatcatcaaactgaaaacaaaaaagtctggaaatattttattttaaatctaatacatctagaatatatttaagttttactttttgaattaaattacagaaagaaaaaaaactttttcatgatattctaatttattgagatgcacctgtaagTGAAGAGTGCCTGTAGTGAACTAACGCTGCAGTTACGCTTTCCTTTCAGTAGAGGGCAGTAATTTACTAAAACAATGACATTACAACATGTGAGAGCACCGCCGCACAGAGGGCTGGCACTGAGATCCGTCTCTTGTGATCTTACAAGTGGTCAGCCGAGACGTATCTCTGTTTACACCTGTAACATGAGTCTTAAATGCGTCTCCTTTGGCTTTGACGGTTGACCAGGCCGGATTCGAGGAAGCTAAATCATCGCTAAATCAAAGTGTTGCCGGCCGTCAGAGATTGACAGGTTGTTATCGTCTTCCTCGTAGCCTCTGCTGGTAGATGCCAGCATTATAATGGCAAAAAGCACGTAGTAACGgcttttaaaagtatttaatttattcatttgttttcaAGTCACATATTACTTTCAAGTATTTAATTATTGTGAACATTATAGGTTAATTTTACGATCACAAAACGTCTtgggcctttttttttttgaataccaggtgtaaatgagGCCTTAGATTAGAAGGACCAATAGAATTGAAAGAAACtacttaaaaattattattaaatgaaatttttaatattacacTGTTACTTTTACGGTTAAAAATAgaactgcatgcattttatgGAAGAACACTGTTTTGGCTCTTTGACTGTGTGGATGAATatggttctttctcataactAAAAAACAGGAGAGATTATCCTACTGTTCGTAAACATTCACTACTAGGCTTAAGAGATAcaaccagtttagatggaaaggatctcaagctgactagctgaagatGTTACTATAGTTACACCCATTATTAGACACGGTACTTCCTTAAAACTAAATAACAGTGCAGTGCAACAGTGCAGCATATATAATGATGGCGTAAACCTGTGTTCATTGGTGGACAGGAGGCCATATGGAGGGTATATAAACACTGGGATAATGTTTTACAGACCCAAAGCCTCCCGTTTGTATGCATGGGCCTCTTACTACAATGACAACGTGTGTATGTTGACACAACACACAAAGCACAATAAGCCACTGCACGTGTTCAGCATGTACTTGTTTTCTTTGTTGTACTGTCTTTCCTTTAGACACTAGTCATTTTAAGTCAATTTACTTCCATATTTAATGTAACTAATGTTTGGGTTTCTTCTAACTTTATTAGTTTCACAAACACTTCAATTTTTCCAGAAAACTAAACTTGTCTTGATTACCCCTTTTTCTTCATGTCACTTTAGAAAGTTTGACCCTCAGATGACCTCAGGTCATAATCTCAGTGACCTCCTGACCTCCTCAGCCAACACAAGCACAGGAAACAGAATCTGAAAGAGGACTTTCAGAGCAACCTCATGAAGAAACGGGTAGGATAGATTCAACAGTGGTGCAACTTTTgttgtgacacacacacacccacacagagGCGGCCTCTGCAGTTCAGAGGACCATTTCAAAGAAACAGTCATATGCAACTGCTGTAACTTTATTatctgttatatttatatatatttattgtaattcCCCTAAAAGTGATCAGGCAGACCAAACTGTAAGGCGTAGAtacttgaaactttgagggctggtagtactcACACCATCTACTACGTCACCAATGCTACAGTGGTTAAAAGTATGGGCCGCTGAAACTTTCGAAGTGGGCTGagcacttttactaaaatggctataacttgtgaacggaatgagatattttcaccaaacttggtgCACCTATGCTTGAGCACATTCTGTGGTTACATGAAAAACTGTGTGCCGACTGGCCACTTGATGGCACTATAACATGGCAAAAACTTATAACTGTGCAACCCTAAGTCTGATTGCCAAGACTACCTTTTAGGACATTTTCGCATCTTGAAAAACGCAGCCGGCagcggccaatgaagtttgagcagctatcagacGAGGTAACGCAGGCCTCTAACTCATtgggcctgtttgactcacTGCCCTAGTGGCCTTTgagaaattcaaaagaaattGGCCACCGGGGGCGCCTTCACATTTTTCACGTTCGTAAGGATTGTATATCATGTGATTTTTCACACACACCCACGACATTCTTAACTTCCTTATTAGCTTCACATGGAATGTTACCATGACAAAGCTAGGCAGCGACAACAGGAATATCTTATTATtgctattaaaggattagtacactttcaatttaaaatttcctgataatttactcacccccatgtcatccaagatgttcatgtctttcttctccaaacggttgaaggtcaaaattacagtttcattgcagcttcaaagcgttctacacgatcccagacgaggaataagggt is part of the Chanodichthys erythropterus isolate Z2021 chromosome 18, ASM2448905v1, whole genome shotgun sequence genome and encodes:
- the LOC137006152 gene encoding calpain-1 catalytic subunit-like isoform X1, with the translated sequence MPPPHVNKIPKNEPATKAKLGTLDVPLNFLDQDYQELQKRCITNKKRYVDDKFLSDSSSIDPKKKLGLDMEQIKWLRPSKIVADPQLIVKGVSRFDYSQGSYLGNCWFLASVGALTFQKDVMDQVMPVDQSFGEDYAGIFHFRFWRFGKWIDVVIDDKLPTIDGKLIFVHSKTSNEFWPALLEKAYAKLCGSYADMHAGLVSEALLDFTGGIHVCFEPAKTSIDLWSLMYRAAKAKALMACGTFQGKSSANTVLPSGIVQGHAYTVTGVHKVTCQGKPVRLVRVLNPWGKGEWNGAWSDKSSMWNKVSEEQRSKCRSLANDGEFWMSMEDFSKNFEDADICCLSPDFLDNSSECSWTSTCYNDSWVAGTTAGGCLNNKDSFWTNPQFRVRIEELDKACASGQCPENILVSLMQNHEKRYRSEVSNYAIGFSVYAIPPEASNNIIQAQKCFCFENT
- the LOC137006152 gene encoding calpain-1 catalytic subunit-like isoform X2 translates to MPPPHVNKIPKNEPATKAKLGTLDVPLNFLDQDYQELQKRCITNKKRYVDDKFLSDSSSIDPKKKLGLDMEQIKWLRPSKIVADPQLIVKGVSRFDYSQGSYLGNCWFLASVGALTFQKDVMDQVMPVDQSFGEDYAGIFHFRFWRFGKWIDVVIDDKLPTIDGKLIFVHSKTSNEFWPALLEKAYAKLCGSYADMHAGLVSEALLDFTGGIHVCFEPAKTSIDLWSLMYRAAKAKALMACGTFQGKSSANTVLPSGIVQGHAYTVTGVHKVTCQGKPVRLVRVLNPWGKGEWNGAWSDKSSMWNKVSEEQRSKCRSLANDGEFWMSMEDFSKNFEDADICCLSPDFLDNSSECSWTSTCYNDSWVAGTTAGGCLNNKDSFWTNPQFRVRIEELDKACASGQCPENILVSLMQNHEKRYRSEVSNYAIGFSVYAIPPEMKDEKLPPKFFYRKRPVEDSGNFINTRHVMRFFKLEPGEYLIVPSTFNPNECAKFRLCIYSKSESHKINKKPEMTYV